GCAGTGAATGTCATGCATCTCAGATATGCGGCCCCTCTCCTCCTACCTGCAGAAACCGCAGGACTAGAGCAGGCAGGATACAGGCGGCACATTATTCCTCCCCTTCCATCTGCTCTCCTCCTGATCCCGCCTCCTTCTCTCACCTTGAGTCAGTAGAAGTGAATGTGTTGTTAAGCGAGCTGGGCTCGTGTTCCTGCAGCATGGATGAGAGCTGGTTTGTCACCCCTCCCCCCTGTTTTACTGCAGAGGGAGCCACGGCGGAGACCAGCCCCATGGAGGACCTCCTCATCGAGCACCCCAGCATGTCCGTGTACGTCTCCCCTGGCCCTCTCCCTGTGGTGGAAGAGAGTACCTCCAGCCTGGCTGGCAGTGTCAGGTAAATTTCACTTCCGCTGTTTGCGTTATTTTCTGCAGTGAGATTTCACTTGGTTTGTGTTTGTTGCGCAAAACAAATGTAAACCAGGTGACTGACAAAATGTCTTGTCATCACAGTTGGTTAGGACAAAAACATGGAAGGACTAAtgcaggggtgtccaatcctgttCCTAGAGGGCTGATGCCCTGCAAAGTTTAGCTCCAAtcccaattaaacacacctgaaccagctaatcaatgtcttacTGGGCAAATTGGAAACTtgcaggcaggtgtgttgaggcaagcaGAAGGTAAACTCTgaaggacagtggccctccaggatcaagtttggacacccctggatTAACGCATCTTGATTTATTGCTTGCTGGTGTTGACATTTTGTCGTGGCTAGTTCAGGAGTTCTGTAGGTGCACTTCCATTACAGATTCGCGCAAAAACTttgcaatattttataaatgtcgaTAAGCGTTTCCATTGTTTCCACCGTTTCAATGTTATGCGACAAATTTTTTTCCCTCTCGCGATAAGTCATGGTGACAGGTGTTAGTAGGTTTACATATATTGCAGCCACCGCACTAGCTATTATTTTTAATCGAAGGAGATGTAGGCGTGTATTTTTAGAGAAGGTGTGCAGAGAGCCGCTTTTGGGATTCTTCTGAAACGTTCCGCGGCGCAGCTGGTATAAACGCAATCATTGACTAGAGTGGCCACCATCAGCATTAATGACAAGAAAAGCCCCTTATACTTGAGAGTAGCCATGTATGAGGTGTTTCTTTGAGGTCATAGTACATTaaagaatgatcatgtgacttaTGTATGCCAGGTGACCTGTAAATGTGAAACTATTTCCATTGCAATTTTGCGAAATAATCCTTTTTTCGAATTACCTGAAAAACCACCTCATGTGagcgtaaaaacttttttttttgcgataTATGTGAGTTTTTGTGAAATTGACGTGTTTCCATTAGGTGTACTTTCAATTCGCAATTTCAATTTGAAGGGTAATGGAAATGCAGCTTATGAGTTTTGCTCCGACCTTAATCGAACACACCTGAACTAGCCAATCAAGGTCTAATCAAGTGAGCTGCCTAAGCTTTCGGATGTAGCCTATAAGAAATTCACATATTATAGTACCACCTGATGgatgattttttttacaaaatttggTACACTGCCTCTTAACTGTACCCTGCAATAATATTCTCTATATCATGAAGATCAGACATTCCTAACTGAAAAAACTGACCTCTTAAATTGGCTGTTGATGACCATTGTTGTTCATCTATAAACCAACGCATTCAACATTTGTATGTAACTAATATTGTAAGACAGGGGTGTCTAaatcagttcctggagggccattTTCGTGCAGAGCTGGACCTAATAGAAACTTCTAGGCAAGCGTGTTCGTGTTGGGGTtggttgaagctaaactctgcaggacattggCCTTCCAGGAACAGGTTTGGAAACTTATGTTGTAGGACATGTCAGCATTTACACCAGGAGTGTCCAGTCCTGATCCTCAAGGGCCTCTTGCAGAGTTGATCTCCATCCCCagttaaacacacctgaaccagctaatcaaggtgtgTTGGAGCGAACTAGagataaactctgcaggactttggctctccaggagcaggactggACACCTGGACACTGTCCTAATTTTGTCTTCCATCTTCTCATTTAATTTTCACTCCATTCTGTCCATTTGCTTCTCACTCTAACACTTCCTATTCCTCCTCCTATCTGCTCTGTTCCAGCAGGATGTCTGAATCAGCAGCGCCCATAATGACCAGAAGCAGCATGCCCACACGGGTGACCCGAGGAGCAGCCGCACAAGCAGGCGCCCTGGCTAAAGTCACCCAGGTCTCCAGGGTTCAGAGGGCCAAAGCCCGCACTGAGCGTCGCCACCTGGCACGCAACCGCATGCAGCGCCAAAACCGTGTGCGTGAACAGGTGCAACGGCGCGCGACCCACACCCGCAACTCCTTCCTGCACCAACCGTGCCAGCGCAACTTCTGCCACTGATGCATTAAAGTTTACATTGAGGGCATTATAACCCACCCCAAGAAACCCTCACCTCCCAATGAATCCCTTACCTTCTCAAGTTCTCCTTTTGCTTTTACTGGTTTTATGTCCATAATGTTATGCAGTTTCATATTAATCAGGTTTGTCTTTGAGCACAAGCCAGTTTATCCTCTTTTCACTCTTATCTGGAAACCCCCTACCAAGCACAATTACTCTAAGACGATTCATATATTTGCTTAAATGCCCATGTACCTTCAATAACACCTAAATCAGTTTCCCTATCTGGGAGTATAGCTGAAAAGGAGACGCGTGTAAACTCTGTATCTTTACATACATCCCTCTAAATGTATAACAATGACACTTCAGGTACATTGGCACTGTTCGTTGAAACATAATCAGGTTAAATTGTCAAAAGAAGGAACCAACCACTGAATGCTTCATAGAAATATGATCCTAAGATCACATGGCACTGAGAGAACAAAAAGCTACTACAGCAATGAAAAGGTCACTTAAAGACAACAAGAATAAAAAGTATGTAGATAAAGTGAGTGAGCAAGAATAGATTCAAGCAGTTGAGAGTTTGTAGATTAAGACAAATCTAGCCAGATACGTTTGTAAAGAGGTCATTTCGAAGTAGATGTTGCTGCCTGATTTTCAGCATAGCGGTGCTAACTTTCAAAAGTAATTAAACTCCCAAACAATTTAGTTTAATTGCTTACTTTTGAATGACCTCTGTTCCTAAACCTAGTACTAAACAGCATTTAGGAAACACATTTTATAGGTGTGCTTCCTCAAAGGCAGTATCCTTCCAAGAAAAGGCAGTTTCACTGAAGAAATCAATTCAAGATGGTGGAGAACGTGGGCACTGCCAATTCTATACATAGTCTGAATGGGAAAGATACCCCAGTGCATTTATAAATAGATATTTACACCCACTATTTAGGTGCGCTATGAATTTGTGCTTCTTAGAGTGTTGCCTtgtgttagcttagcaacatgctaacatcaaatTCTATTGGAATCAACTGTAAGCATCAAAACTCATGTGTACTTTGTAACTCATTCAGTACCAAAAAGTATAGAAAACAGCTTAGCAACATGTTACCATCAAACTCTGTTGAAATCTGTTTTAATTCATGTCTCTTGAGGCAGCTTCTTAAGGAATCTATATTTTGAAACAGAGCCTTCAGGTAAACTGTCGTAGGGTCCATCATGGATAGTACtcatataacaacaacaacgtaTTACTAAGAAGACTCATTATTTTTCAATGATCTTTTTGGGATATAGCTGTTTAGCATGTAACATGACATGAAGCTAAAGCTGACATGATAGCTCCCTGTCAACATCTGATCTAATAGGAAGCGATCGCAGGAGTATCGGAGCAATGTGCAATGTCTTAGATCAATTTACAGAGCTGAGGAGAGGTTGCCGTAGATTATAGATATAATTGCTTATAGAATGTGCAGGATAGTATCGATTGTGACTCTTTATTTACTTCATGGAGGATTACTGTAGGGTGAATTTCACAAAAGTTGTCAAGATGGCTGCATAATCTGCAAAATATAGTTACTTTTGATTTTGGCATGCAATTTGTCAAGTTTTTGTGAGATTGACCTGATGCtccacaaaaaaaacatgtgcTTGTCCATTGCAAAGCTTTCAGTGTAGCTCAAAGGTTCCCCTGTCCAGCACTTAATGCTTTTGTGTGAAATCACTGTGACCACAGAGACAAAGAATGAAAATGTTTCCCATGACCATTTCTCTGTTTCTCAAAACATCCGTTTTTCAGACAATGTCATTATTTGCATTTCATCATACCTCTTAAATATTGATTATACGATTGTGCTTTACATCTTCATTGTATTCTGATGTCTGTCAGAGGTTGCTGGGTCAGCGTCTCAGCACACATGCACTCACACTAACGCATACGTCGAATACTAAAATGTGCTCTTCCTTGATAGTCAGCGAATACTCTCGGCACATTTACAGGAAATGCGTCCACCACGTTGTGATCTATCTTATATGTGTATTCAGTAATGAATAGACTAACAATGGTGCTTAAAGTATGTAATTATATGACTGTTTGTACATTTTTTGAGAAGTTTGCACTGTCTTACGTTTTATGGAGAATCATGGTATTTAGCAGTATGCTGTTTTCGTTTGCAATGGTGAATGAGATGCCAACATGCATGAGTTGGGGAAAAAAGCTACCTTAAGAGGTAAACAATTATTTGCATTCAAATGTATATAATTGCAAACTATTTACAGTTCAGtgtttgcattattttcattttgaaacatcaccTTCCTGTTTTCATGGTATCGTTTAACCGTATGTTTCTCCAAAAACTTGAGTACATGTTCTTACTGGGTATTTTATGATAGGAACCAACGTTTGCCATGTTGTCAGTACCACCATTGAGCTGTTTTGCATTAAGAGGATTTGATTTTACATGCGATTTTCTGTTATTTCTTCTGTCAGTTTAGTGTTGAATCATTTTATGAGTTCTTCTTGTAGTTTTTCCTATCACCTGCCAAAATCTGTAAAACTATTATTGTAGTGGGCTAtctattaacaaaataatataactataaTGTAAATCTAattatgcttttatttctttgatttcatttgaaatggACTGTTTTTACATCATATTGACTCCACAGAGAGTGCAGTACGAATGTCAGTGGTGTATCTAGGAAAATCCAAAGCCCTGTAGCCTTACAAGGGTCCTTAACATCGTCCACTTGAAGGTCGTCTTCTGTTTGCATTGTTTCTACATGTTAGATGAAGTGGACACGGCAAAATCGCGTAATGAACGTACATTCAGTGATCTCTGCCCTCTGAACAGATCCACCGCTGCTGTTCAGCGCAACAGCTGGGCAATGTATACTCtgtgttatttttctttgtgtgtgtgtgtgcgtgtgtgttcaatatgattcatttaatttgtgGGACTAGAATGATGTCTGTTAGGCCTCACGAGAGGTTGGTGGAAGCGGTAGTTATTTGTGATTTAAGGGAATGTTGACTGAAAACATGAAATGAGAAAagataacaaaaacaaatatgcttgtattttttttcctcatattgTTATTAGAAGAGATGTTCACCTTAGTAACAAAGTACAAAAAGAGTATTAAAAATGATTGGTGTACATGATATCTATGGTGATTGTGCCTTTCACTATTCTGCATGGTTTTCATGATGTGCCGACTGTTTCATCCATATGACGTGGGCATCAGAGACCTATGCAAAATACTATGATGGGTTTCCAGCATCCATGCAGAAATGCAGGTACCAGACAATAACAATAAACACTCAGGATGCAACTGCAATCTGGGCTCATTATTTACCTGCATGCTTTTTCTTGCTTCTGTCTTCATGCACATGACTTGAAATAAGTAAATATGactgtaaaacataaaatagcttatatatatgtaaaatgaataaatatggtAAAAAATACACCCCACaagaaaaaatactatagtaatttatgataaatactatagtgtttttgaaccatactctagcgaattaatttgttgtggtaattctatagttgctgtggtaatataacaactaatataaacaaattacccAATACTGTATTAAGTTTTCTACAACTATAGGGTATATTATACATCAATAcgctacagtttactgtagtaaaaactaaagtGTACTGCAGGACTTTCACTATAGTTACTATAGTCACTATAGCGttcattaacaaagtgttgtaaaaactaaaatatatacagtataatacactttatTATAGTATGGTTCACACTATAGCATATACTATTACCTAGTATCATTTGGGAACATGTTTCTTATAGAAGGAATGCAGGCTGCTACATAAAAATAAGGGTTAGCTACACTGTAAACTTAATAATTACATCGGCATTGTCCACATTCCTGAGAAACACGGTGTGTGTTTGGCGTActttaataaaaacagagaCTTGAGGAACCTGTTCGGCAGGAACCGCTTCTCTTCAGTCTgagcgcgcatgcgcagtgtTTGATTCATTTCATGAAATGAATGCAGAAATTCACCTGGAGTAATATGTGACAAAAGAACTGGACAGCGCATTTAACCTGTAAGTATGATGAACACGCTGGATTTAAAACATTACTGCTATTGTTTTGGTGTAAACAAAAGCATCAGTCGGGCGTCTTTGGCCGTTGCGTCGCGATTTAAAACGGGGTGT
This sequence is a window from Onychostoma macrolepis isolate SWU-2019 chromosome 23, ASM1243209v1, whole genome shotgun sequence. Protein-coding genes within it:
- the LOC131532505 gene encoding tumor protein p53-inducible nuclear protein 2 isoform X3, producing the protein MFQRLTSLFFGSEEEVTPDLKGPKPCVSEADEEGWLLVNLHEGATAETSPMEDLLIEHPSMSVYVSPGPLPVVEESTSSLAGSVSRMSESAAPIMTRSSMPTRVTRGAAAQAGALAKVTQVSRVQRAKARTERRHLARNRMQRQNRVREQVQRRATHTRNSFLHQPCQRNFCH
- the LOC131532505 gene encoding tumor protein p53-inducible nuclear protein 2 isoform X1, which codes for MFQRLTSLFFGSEEEVTPDLKGPKPCVSEADEEGWLLVNLHGEDGPEAASVACARPRSECHASQICGPSPPTCRNRRTRAGRIQAAHYSSPSICSPPDPASFSHLESVEVNVLLSELGSCSCSMDESWFVTPPPCFTAEGATAETSPMEDLLIEHPSMSVYVSPGPLPVVEESTSSLAGSVSRMSESAAPIMTRSSMPTRVTRGAAAQAGALAKVTQVSRVQRAKARTERRHLARNRMQRQNRVREQVQRRATHTRNSFLHQPCQRNFCH
- the LOC131532505 gene encoding tumor protein p53-inducible nuclear protein 2 isoform X2, with translation MFQRLTSLFFGSEEEVTPDLKGPKPCVSEADEEGWLLVNLHGEDGPEAASVACARPRSECHASQICGPSPPTCRNRRTRAGRIQAAHYSSPSICSPPDPASFSHLESVEVNVLLSELGSCSCSMDESWFVTPPPCFTAEGATAETSPMEDLLIEHPSMSVYVSPGPLPVVEESTSSLAGSVRMSESAAPIMTRSSMPTRVTRGAAAQAGALAKVTQVSRVQRAKARTERRHLARNRMQRQNRVREQVQRRATHTRNSFLHQPCQRNFCH